Proteins encoded by one window of Vanacampus margaritifer isolate UIUO_Vmar chromosome 17, RoL_Vmar_1.0, whole genome shotgun sequence:
- the rpl14 gene encoding large ribosomal subunit protein eL14 gives MVFKRFVEIGRVAYIGFGPYAGKLVAIVDVIDQNRALIDGPCTGVKRQAMPFKCMQLTDYVIKVPHSARQKFVRRAWEKAGVNEKWAQSSWAKKIEAREKRAKMSDFDRYKVMRAKRMRNKIIKHEVKKLQKKQATTNKTKKSK, from the exons ATG GTGTTCAAGCGCTTCGTCGAGATTGGCCGCGTCGCCTACATCGGTTTCGGGCCTTACGCCGGCAAACTGGTGGCCATTGTCGACGTCATCGACCAAAATAGG GCTCTTATTGATGGTCCGTGTACGGGTGTGAAGAGGCAGGCCATGCCCTTTAAGTGCATGCAGCTCACAGACTACGTCATCAAAGTACCTCACAG CGCTCGTCAGAAGTTTGTGAGGAGAGCCTGGGAAAAGGCCGGGGTCAATGAGAAGTGGGCCCAGAGTAGCTGGGCCAAGAAGATCGAGGCAAGAGAGAAG agGGCCAAAATGTCTGACTTTGACCGCTACAAGGTGATGCGAGCCAAGAGGATG agGAACAAGATCATCAAGCACGAGGTGAAGAAGCTCCAGAAGAAACAGGCGACAACAAACAAGACAAAGAAGTCgaaataa